One Mycolicibacterium crocinum DNA window includes the following coding sequences:
- a CDS encoding bifunctional phosphatase PAP2/diacylglycerol kinase family protein, whose product MTSRSLLDAKGIRQITGGLGTLDREVFEAVAESPSALIDKTMPVLTRAADHSKLWFAIAAILFASGSPSARRGAGRGVATLAVTSLVTNQGAKRIWKRDRPNRTLVPLVRRSRRVPTSNSLPSGHSASAAAFAVSVGLENPPLGLGLSLLAGLVGLSRVATGAHYPGDVFAGFGIGAAIAVLGGRLVPPIVPAKLMSNEPLVIDTPERPDGDGVVLVINPASGSGTGTRVIDEVREKLPKAEIVELGEDDNPAEVFRQAAQRAEVLGVGGGDGTVSSAASVAISAGLPLAVFPAGTFNHFAKDIGCDTVDRTVSAIRSGSVSCVDLVCLNEDQMVINTASIGAYPLFVQTREKLEHKVGKPLAGLYAMLHTLRKGTPVRIRFDNKTIQTSLFFLGNSVYLPSGFAPARRTRMDDGLIDVRILETGKRLSRLRILTAVALGRLERSPLYHEIQAPEFSFEAVDGPTPLARDGEIGDDYDKATFTAKYRVLPVFRPLS is encoded by the coding sequence ATGACATCGCGCAGCTTGCTAGACGCTAAGGGCATCCGTCAGATCACGGGCGGGCTGGGCACGCTGGACCGCGAGGTATTCGAGGCCGTCGCCGAATCGCCGAGCGCGCTCATCGACAAGACGATGCCTGTGCTGACCCGCGCCGCCGACCACTCCAAGCTGTGGTTCGCCATCGCGGCGATTCTGTTCGCGTCGGGCTCGCCCTCGGCGCGCCGAGGCGCCGGTCGCGGAGTGGCAACGCTGGCCGTCACCAGCCTGGTGACCAATCAGGGCGCCAAGCGCATCTGGAAGCGCGACCGTCCCAACCGCACCCTCGTGCCACTGGTGCGGCGATCGCGCCGTGTCCCGACATCGAACTCGCTCCCGTCCGGCCACTCGGCCAGTGCCGCCGCGTTCGCCGTCAGCGTCGGGCTGGAGAACCCGCCGCTGGGGCTCGGTCTGTCGCTGCTGGCGGGCTTGGTCGGCCTGTCCCGGGTCGCCACCGGCGCGCACTACCCCGGCGACGTGTTCGCGGGATTCGGCATCGGTGCCGCGATCGCGGTGCTCGGCGGCCGACTGGTCCCGCCGATCGTGCCGGCCAAGTTGATGTCGAATGAACCGCTGGTGATCGACACCCCGGAACGGCCCGACGGCGACGGCGTCGTGCTCGTCATCAACCCGGCCTCGGGCAGCGGCACCGGAACCCGGGTCATCGACGAGGTCCGCGAGAAACTGCCGAAAGCGGAGATCGTCGAACTCGGCGAGGACGACAACCCGGCGGAAGTCTTTCGGCAGGCCGCCCAACGTGCCGAGGTGCTCGGGGTGGGCGGCGGCGACGGGACGGTGTCGTCCGCGGCCAGTGTCGCGATTTCCGCGGGCCTGCCGCTCGCAGTCTTTCCCGCCGGGACGTTCAACCACTTCGCCAAGGACATCGGCTGCGACACCGTCGATCGCACCGTGTCGGCCATTCGTTCCGGCAGCGTCTCCTGTGTGGACCTGGTCTGCCTCAACGAGGACCAGATGGTGATCAACACCGCCAGCATCGGTGCCTACCCGCTGTTCGTCCAGACCCGGGAGAAGCTCGAGCATAAGGTCGGCAAACCACTGGCCGGCCTGTACGCGATGCTTCACACACTGCGCAAGGGCACACCGGTTCGAATCCGGTTCGACAACAAGACAATTCAGACGTCGTTGTTCTTCCTGGGCAATTCCGTCTATCTGCCATCGGGTTTCGCGCCGGCCCGGCGGACCCGCATGGACGACGGCCTCATCGATGTCCGCATTTTGGAGACCGGCAAGCGGCTGAGCCGGCTGCGCATTCTCACTGCGGTTGCCCTCGGCCGCCTGGAACGCAGCCCGCTCTACCACGAGATCCAGGCCCCGGAATTCTCCTTCGAGGCCGTCGACGGCCCGACACCGCTGGCCCGCGACGGTGAGATCGGCGACGACTACGACAAGGCGACGTTCACCGCGAAGTATCGAGTGCTGCCGGTGTTTCGGCCGCTGAGCTGA
- a CDS encoding alpha/beta fold hydrolase gives MDIFAQWQDGGTEVRWRSTTPANDGQEVAVFTRRSGTPGAPALVCVHGFPTSSIDYWGLAHELRSEAEIFTVDFPGYGLSDKPPSPYVYSLYDDARLLVHLITDVWQLEDYRIVTHDRGSSVGILVVTMLAEAKAPMPADLVITNGNIYLPLANLTAYQKALLDDSTSRATAAATTPDMLAAGLGASTFMPRRTLEDAEIAALAQCFAHNDGIQVLPDTIQYLHERAADETRWLEALAANPVDTTLVWGLHDTVAPLRVANHVWHTYLKDKPGRSRYWVVPGADHYVQCDAPKQLADILRLTVVGDPAELQTLGDTPEGPVLVDQSDGDGTG, from the coding sequence GTGGACATCTTCGCGCAGTGGCAGGACGGTGGAACTGAGGTTCGCTGGCGATCGACGACGCCGGCCAACGACGGTCAGGAAGTCGCGGTATTCACCAGGCGTAGCGGCACCCCGGGCGCGCCGGCCCTGGTCTGTGTGCACGGCTTCCCGACGTCGAGCATCGACTACTGGGGATTGGCACACGAATTACGTTCGGAAGCCGAGATTTTCACCGTCGACTTTCCCGGCTACGGGCTCTCCGACAAGCCACCGTCGCCATATGTGTACTCGCTCTATGACGATGCGCGGTTGCTCGTTCACCTGATCACCGACGTGTGGCAGCTCGAGGACTACCGCATCGTGACCCACGATCGCGGCAGCAGCGTCGGCATCCTCGTGGTCACGATGCTCGCCGAGGCGAAGGCGCCGATGCCCGCCGACTTGGTCATCACGAACGGGAACATCTACCTGCCGCTGGCCAATCTGACGGCATACCAGAAGGCGCTACTCGACGATTCGACGTCGCGTGCCACCGCGGCCGCGACAACGCCGGACATGCTGGCCGCCGGCCTGGGCGCGAGTACGTTCATGCCCCGTAGAACTCTCGAGGACGCCGAAATCGCGGCGCTGGCACAGTGCTTCGCGCACAACGACGGTATCCAGGTGCTCCCGGACACCATCCAGTATCTGCATGAGCGAGCGGCCGACGAGACTCGCTGGCTCGAAGCACTGGCGGCCAACCCCGTCGACACCACGCTCGTGTGGGGTCTGCACGACACGGTGGCGCCGTTGCGGGTCGCCAACCATGTGTGGCACACCTATCTCAAGGACAAGCCCGGCCGCAGCCGCTACTGGGTGGTCCCGGGCGCTGACCACTACGTGCAATGCGATGCACCCAAACAGCTCGCCGACATCCTGCGGCTGACCGTTGTCGGTGATCCGGCCGAACTGCAGACGCTGGGGGATACGCCGGAAGGCCCGGTGCTGGTGGACCAGAGCGACGGAGACGGCACCGGCTGA
- a CDS encoding SAM-dependent methyltransferase has protein sequence MRTDNDTWDITTSVGSTALFVAAARALEAQKPDPLAVDPFAEVFCRAVGGPWAAVLDGEAPDHPLKSEEFGQHFVTFQAARTRYFDTYFGYVAQAGVRQVVILAAGLDSRAYRLDWAPDTTIYELDQPQVLDFKREALAAHGACAKAERREIAVDLRDDWPQALRDNGFRADEPSAWIAEGLLIYLPAAAQEQLFSGIDGLASSRSHLAVEEGRPMDRDALRAKVQENKGIDDPRGQWWQLVYNEQHAPASQWFGERGWMTEDTTLLDYLASVGRSVDSADDEAANMLASITLVNAVKE, from the coding sequence GTGCGGACTGACAACGACACCTGGGACATCACCACCAGCGTCGGCTCGACGGCCTTGTTCGTCGCGGCCGCCCGAGCTCTGGAGGCGCAGAAACCTGATCCGCTGGCCGTCGACCCGTTCGCCGAGGTGTTCTGCCGCGCCGTGGGCGGTCCCTGGGCGGCGGTGCTGGACGGCGAGGCGCCCGACCATCCGCTGAAATCCGAAGAGTTCGGTCAGCACTTCGTCACGTTCCAGGCCGCGCGGACTCGGTACTTCGACACCTACTTCGGATACGTGGCACAAGCCGGGGTGCGCCAGGTCGTCATCTTGGCCGCCGGACTGGACTCTCGCGCCTATCGGCTGGACTGGGCACCCGACACCACCATCTACGAACTCGACCAGCCCCAGGTACTTGACTTCAAACGCGAAGCCCTGGCCGCGCACGGGGCTTGCGCGAAGGCCGAGCGTCGGGAGATCGCCGTCGACCTTCGCGACGACTGGCCGCAAGCACTGCGGGACAACGGTTTCCGTGCTGATGAGCCGTCGGCGTGGATCGCCGAGGGACTTCTCATCTACCTTCCCGCCGCTGCGCAAGAACAGTTGTTCTCCGGGATCGACGGCCTGGCGAGTTCGCGTAGCCACCTCGCCGTTGAGGAGGGCAGGCCGATGGATCGCGACGCGCTCCGGGCCAAGGTGCAGGAGAACAAGGGCATCGACGATCCGCGTGGCCAGTGGTGGCAGCTGGTCTACAACGAACAGCACGCGCCCGCGTCGCAGTGGTTCGGTGAGCGTGGCTGGATGACCGAGGACACCACGCTGCTGGACTACCTCGCCTCTGTCGGGCGTTCGGTCGACTCCGCGGATGACGAGGCGGCCAACATGCTGGCCAGCATCACGTTGGTCAACGCCGTCAAAGAATAG
- a CDS encoding ArnT family glycosyltransferase — protein MTATADRTDVLDAPASDGTPRTRNRWPAVALTGLLIATSALYLWNLPINGYGNTFYTAAAQSGAKSWSAWFFGSLDPNNFITVDKPPASLWVTGLSVRLFGMNSWAVLVPQAVMGVAAVAVLYATMRRIITDPTRGPIAGLIAGSVLALTPAATLMFRYNNPDALMVLLMVAAAYFLVRAIPGASWRWLTLVGIALGLAFLTKMLEGLMVLPAFALAYLLFAPTTWQRRAPHLLSAAVALVISGGWWVAVVQLWPAGSRPYIGGSTNNTVLDLAWGYNGLNRIVGGGNAVSHGHPGGWTTHAGVLRIFSAEMGYEASWLLPAAVVAIVTGVCLALRRRLTRIEAAGFTMWSVWLVVCTLVFSYMTGMVHPYYTIALAPAAGALIGMAAVRSRSAAIVMVLAAAAWAVVLLHRARLGPASTHWFIAGAAIAAGLLLAIALTRWPRLTPVALAASLLAGLAGTAMFSVATAATPHNGSIPNAAHTADVWPTVGSRFAKTMMMGASSSNVDPQLAELLASAHTTWSAATSGSQAAASLEIASGTAVMAIGGWSSDPVPTLAQFIDAVHAQKIAFFIDSGRMRSHDRNGGEIADWVQQHFRPMKVGAATVYRLV, from the coding sequence GTGACCGCCACCGCCGATCGCACCGACGTACTGGACGCACCCGCGTCCGACGGCACGCCACGCACCCGGAATCGCTGGCCGGCCGTCGCCCTGACCGGGCTGCTGATCGCCACCAGCGCGCTGTACCTGTGGAACCTGCCGATCAACGGCTACGGCAATACGTTCTACACCGCGGCCGCCCAGTCCGGCGCCAAGAGCTGGAGTGCGTGGTTCTTCGGATCACTGGACCCCAACAACTTCATCACCGTCGACAAGCCCCCGGCTTCGCTGTGGGTGACCGGACTCTCGGTGCGGCTCTTCGGGATGAACAGCTGGGCGGTGCTGGTCCCGCAAGCGGTGATGGGTGTGGCGGCCGTCGCCGTCCTGTACGCCACGATGCGTCGCATCATCACCGATCCCACCCGCGGTCCGATCGCGGGTCTGATCGCCGGCAGCGTGTTGGCCCTCACCCCGGCGGCCACGTTGATGTTCCGCTACAACAATCCCGACGCGCTCATGGTGCTGCTGATGGTTGCGGCTGCCTACTTCCTGGTGCGCGCGATCCCCGGAGCGTCATGGCGGTGGCTGACGCTCGTCGGTATCGCGCTGGGTCTGGCGTTTCTGACCAAGATGCTCGAAGGCCTGATGGTGCTACCCGCCTTCGCGCTCGCGTATCTGCTGTTCGCACCGACGACGTGGCAGCGACGCGCGCCGCACCTGTTGAGTGCCGCTGTGGCGCTGGTGATTTCAGGCGGATGGTGGGTGGCCGTCGTCCAGTTGTGGCCGGCCGGCTCCCGCCCCTACATCGGCGGGTCGACCAACAACACGGTGCTTGATCTCGCATGGGGTTACAACGGCCTCAACCGCATCGTCGGAGGCGGCAATGCCGTGTCGCACGGACATCCCGGCGGTTGGACCACCCACGCCGGAGTGCTGCGAATCTTTTCCGCCGAAATGGGTTATGAGGCGTCCTGGCTGCTGCCGGCAGCGGTCGTCGCGATCGTGACCGGTGTGTGTCTTGCGTTGCGGCGCAGGCTGACCCGCATCGAGGCTGCTGGCTTCACGATGTGGAGCGTGTGGCTCGTGGTGTGCACGCTGGTGTTCAGCTACATGACCGGCATGGTGCATCCGTACTACACCATCGCGTTGGCGCCGGCGGCGGGCGCGCTGATCGGGATGGCAGCTGTGCGAAGCAGATCGGCGGCCATCGTGATGGTCCTGGCAGCTGCCGCCTGGGCGGTTGTCCTGTTGCACCGTGCTCGACTGGGTCCGGCGTCGACCCACTGGTTCATCGCAGGAGCCGCGATCGCGGCCGGCCTACTACTCGCCATCGCTCTGACGCGATGGCCGCGGCTCACGCCGGTTGCGCTGGCGGCATCGTTGTTGGCGGGCCTCGCCGGCACCGCGATGTTCTCGGTCGCCACCGCCGCCACGCCGCACAACGGATCGATCCCCAACGCCGCCCACACCGCCGATGTCTGGCCGACCGTCGGATCCCGCTTCGCGAAGACGATGATGATGGGCGCCAGCTCGAGCAACGTCGATCCGCAATTGGCTGAGCTGCTGGCGTCCGCGCACACCACGTGGTCGGCGGCAACGTCCGGATCTCAGGCTGCCGCATCGCTGGAGATCGCGTCGGGTACCGCAGTCATGGCGATCGGTGGGTGGAGCAGCGACCCGGTGCCCACGCTGGCGCAGTTCATCGATGCTGTGCACGCTCAGAAGATCGCCTTCTTCATTGACAGTGGTCGGATGCGCAGCCACGACCGCAACGGCGGAGAGATCGCCGACTGGGTACAACAGCATTTCCGCCCGATGAAGGTCGGGGCCGCGACGGTATATCGCCTCGTGTGA
- a CDS encoding phosphatase PAP2 family protein produces the protein MASKKTWLIASVVVAVAVYATMWVGYALNWAWLDAVDTDLLQAFHNFGAKRPEWVQFWVVFCVVFGPNGFRVVALVLFVVALVRRKLATALFLVVSIGLMGLVTEAAKYLAGRPRPATALAYGSSTSFPSGHALGVMVGVLALLTVLWPQISHRLRLVLACIGGVLIVVVGVGRVVLNVHHPSDVLAGWALGYLYFLLCVRLVPPRPLSSAAETPAALDTSR, from the coding sequence ATGGCATCGAAAAAAACTTGGCTGATCGCGTCGGTCGTGGTCGCTGTGGCCGTTTACGCGACGATGTGGGTCGGCTACGCGCTGAACTGGGCGTGGCTCGATGCCGTCGACACCGACCTGCTGCAGGCATTCCACAATTTCGGTGCCAAGCGCCCCGAATGGGTGCAGTTCTGGGTGGTGTTCTGCGTGGTGTTCGGCCCGAATGGCTTTCGGGTGGTCGCGCTAGTGCTGTTTGTTGTGGCGTTGGTGCGCCGCAAGCTGGCTACCGCCCTGTTTCTGGTCGTCAGCATCGGCCTGATGGGCCTCGTCACCGAGGCAGCGAAATACCTCGCCGGCCGGCCCCGCCCGGCGACGGCGCTGGCCTACGGGTCGTCGACGTCGTTTCCGTCCGGGCACGCTCTCGGTGTGATGGTCGGCGTGCTGGCCCTTCTCACGGTGCTCTGGCCGCAGATCAGCCATCGGCTCCGGCTGGTGCTGGCGTGTATTGGGGGCGTCTTGATCGTCGTGGTCGGTGTGGGGCGGGTGGTGCTTAACGTTCACCACCCGTCCGACGTGCTGGCCGGCTGGGCGCTCGGCTACCTCTACTTCCTGCTGTGTGTGCGACTTGTGCCGCCGCGCCCGCTCAGCTCAGCGGCCGAAACACCGGCAGCACTCGATACTTCGCGGTGA
- the stf0 gene encoding trehalose 2-sulfotransferase, with protein MPDQPTAYLVLASQRSGSTLLVESLRATGVAGEPQEFFQYLPSTSMSPQPREWFSETDDQSILRLLDPLIEGKPDLAPAEIWRDYIRTVGRTPNGIWGGKLMWNQTPLLLSRAKDLPERSGSGLLSAIRDVVGSDPVLIHVYRPDVVSQAVSFWRAVQTRVWRGRPDPVRDARAEYHAGAIAYVVHMLRAQEAGWRNWFVEEDVHPIDVPYPVLWRNLTDVVGQVLEALGLDRRLAPAPVLERQADQRSDEWVDRYRADAQRDGLPT; from the coding sequence ATGCCGGATCAGCCGACCGCCTACCTGGTGCTCGCCTCCCAGCGCAGCGGCAGCACCCTGTTGGTCGAGTCGTTACGCGCCACCGGTGTGGCCGGGGAGCCCCAGGAGTTCTTTCAGTACCTGCCGAGCACCAGCATGTCCCCGCAGCCCCGAGAATGGTTCTCCGAGACCGACGACCAATCGATTCTGCGACTGCTCGATCCACTGATCGAGGGCAAGCCCGACCTGGCCCCCGCCGAGATCTGGCGTGACTACATCCGCACCGTCGGGCGCACGCCGAACGGCATTTGGGGCGGCAAGCTGATGTGGAACCAGACGCCTCTACTCCTCAGTCGTGCCAAGGATCTGCCCGAACGGTCGGGGTCGGGACTGCTGTCGGCCATCCGCGACGTCGTCGGCAGCGATCCGGTGCTGATCCACGTGTACCGACCCGACGTGGTCTCCCAAGCTGTGTCGTTCTGGCGGGCGGTCCAGACCCGGGTGTGGCGTGGCCGACCGGACCCGGTGCGTGATGCCCGGGCCGAGTATCACGCGGGAGCCATCGCCTACGTGGTGCACATGCTGCGCGCCCAGGAGGCAGGCTGGCGCAACTGGTTCGTCGAGGAGGACGTCCACCCCATCGACGTTCCCTATCCGGTGTTGTGGCGCAACCTCACTGACGTCGTCGGTCAAGTCCTCGAAGCGCTCGGATTAGACCGGAGGTTGGCACCCGCGCCCGTCCTGGAACGCCAGGCCGACCAACGATCCGACGAATGGGTGGACCGCTACCGTGCCGATGCCCAGCGGGACGGACTACCCACCTGA
- a CDS encoding alpha/beta hydrolase family protein → MTSNVDLPIPVPVPDVPGADAGFEGLPKRSELTALQRLTVDTSAVADIGLRTAIASLVGVSMLPTVAKSIVRRSDLHRERSNLEFYAELAARRDPAASFPAPTDVPTITTRPANPIAQYIAHGNVQNMRFESSFEPVNPDMRKQWKRLERNNIVWAQHWRHDDGPRPTLCVIHGFMGSPYLFNGLFFSLPWFYRTGYDVLLYTLPFHGRRAEKGSPFSGYGFFSQGMAGFAETMGQAVHDFRSVVNWLRDTGVDRIALTGMSLGGYTSALVASADDRLEAVIPNVPVVTPESTFDEWWPANKLIEVGRKFGTIGRDDSAAASAYHCALNYQPLVPRDRRLIITGLGDRLAPPEQAEALWEHWDRCALHWFPGNHILHVSQPEYLRRINRFLRPVMWD, encoded by the coding sequence ATGACGTCGAACGTCGACCTGCCTATCCCGGTGCCGGTGCCCGATGTACCGGGTGCCGACGCCGGTTTCGAGGGCTTGCCGAAGCGCTCCGAGCTGACCGCACTGCAGCGGCTCACCGTAGATACCTCGGCGGTCGCCGACATCGGCCTGCGCACGGCAATCGCCTCTCTGGTCGGAGTGTCCATGTTGCCGACAGTGGCGAAGAGCATCGTTCGCCGCTCGGACCTGCACCGCGAGCGCAGCAACCTGGAGTTCTACGCCGAACTGGCGGCCCGGCGCGATCCGGCGGCGTCGTTCCCGGCGCCCACCGACGTTCCCACCATCACGACCCGGCCGGCGAATCCGATCGCCCAGTACATCGCCCACGGCAACGTCCAGAACATGCGGTTCGAGAGCAGCTTCGAACCGGTCAACCCGGACATGCGCAAACAGTGGAAGCGGCTGGAGCGCAACAACATTGTGTGGGCGCAGCATTGGCGTCACGACGACGGTCCACGGCCGACGCTGTGCGTGATCCACGGCTTCATGGGGTCGCCCTATCTGTTCAACGGGCTGTTTTTCTCACTGCCGTGGTTCTACAGAACCGGATACGACGTGCTGCTCTACACCCTGCCGTTCCATGGCCGGCGCGCCGAAAAGGGTTCGCCCTTCAGTGGATACGGCTTTTTCTCACAGGGCATGGCCGGATTCGCCGAAACCATGGGCCAGGCCGTGCACGACTTCCGCTCGGTCGTGAACTGGTTGCGCGATACCGGCGTCGACCGCATTGCGCTCACCGGAATGTCATTGGGCGGCTACACCTCAGCGCTGGTCGCGTCGGCGGACGACCGGCTGGAGGCGGTGATCCCCAACGTCCCGGTGGTCACCCCGGAGTCGACGTTCGACGAGTGGTGGCCGGCGAACAAACTGATCGAAGTGGGCCGCAAGTTCGGGACCATCGGCCGTGACGACTCGGCGGCCGCGTCGGCCTACCACTGCGCACTGAACTACCAGCCGCTCGTCCCGCGGGACCGGCGCCTGATCATCACCGGTCTCGGCGATCGGCTGGCACCACCCGAGCAGGCCGAGGCGCTGTGGGAGCACTGGGATCGCTGTGCGCTGCACTGGTTCCCGGGCAACCACATCCTGCACGTCAGCCAGCCGGAGTACCTGCGCCGCATCAACCGGTTCCTGCGACCGGTGATGTGGGACTGA
- a CDS encoding oxygenase MpaB family protein, which produces MTIREPVVGHVDRPVSEPPRPSRRRRKRGPGFDDGLMGVALLAGPANVIMELALPGVGYGVMESRVESGRADRHPIKRARTTFTYLAVATRGTDEQKKAYRRAVNKSHAQVYSTPDSPVEYNAFDKDLQLWVAACLYKGGVDVARIFIGEADDETADRQYQEAMALATTLQVPAEMWPADRAAFDKYWQESLDKLHIDDTIREYLYPFAVSRIRGVRLPKRLQESLEQFNLLITTGFLPQRFRDEMRLEWNAEKQRKFDRLMARIRFVNDLTPRVIREFPFNLLLRDVDRRIRTGRPLV; this is translated from the coding sequence GTGACGATCCGCGAACCCGTTGTCGGCCACGTGGATCGTCCGGTGAGCGAGCCGCCGAGGCCGTCGCGCCGCCGGCGGAAACGGGGACCGGGCTTCGACGACGGGCTGATGGGCGTGGCGCTGCTGGCCGGTCCGGCGAACGTGATCATGGAGCTCGCCCTGCCGGGCGTCGGCTACGGCGTGATGGAGAGCCGCGTCGAGAGCGGCCGAGCCGACCGGCACCCGATCAAACGGGCACGCACGACATTCACCTACCTCGCGGTGGCCACCCGCGGCACCGACGAACAGAAAAAGGCCTATCGGCGCGCGGTGAACAAGTCGCACGCCCAGGTCTACTCGACCCCCGACAGTCCGGTGGAGTACAACGCGTTCGACAAAGACCTGCAACTCTGGGTCGCGGCCTGCCTCTACAAGGGCGGGGTGGACGTGGCCCGGATCTTCATCGGTGAGGCCGACGACGAGACTGCCGACCGCCAATACCAGGAGGCCATGGCACTGGCCACCACCCTGCAGGTGCCCGCCGAGATGTGGCCTGCCGACCGCGCGGCGTTCGACAAGTACTGGCAGGAGTCGCTGGACAAGCTGCACATCGACGACACCATCCGGGAGTACCTGTATCCCTTTGCGGTGTCGCGGATTCGCGGCGTGCGGCTGCCGAAGCGGTTGCAGGAATCCCTCGAGCAATTCAATCTGCTCATCACCACCGGGTTCCTGCCGCAGCGTTTTCGCGACGAGATGCGGCTCGAGTGGAACGCGGAGAAACAGCGCAAGTTCGATCGGCTGATGGCGCGCATCCGATTCGTCAACGACCTGACACCGCGGGTCATCCGCGAGTTCCCGTTCAATCTCCTTCTGCGCGATGTGGATCGGCGCATCCGCACTGGGCGGCCGTTGGTCTGA
- a CDS encoding sulfatase family protein, giving the protein MSRDNLLIVHWHDLGRCLGTYGYPGVSSPRLDQLAAEGILFTRSHATAPLCSPARGSLFTGRYPHSNGLIGLAHHGFEYRAGVRTLPHILHENGWYSALFGMQHETSFPARLGYDEYDVSNSYCEYVVERAQEWLTDSAPLAGISPFLLTAGFFETHRPYPRERYEPADTADVDVPDFLPDTPEVRGDLADFYGSIAVADAAVGRLLDTLDDTGLANHTWVVFLTDHGPAFPRAKSTLYDAGTGIATIIRPPRRLRRTPLVYDELFSGVDLLPTLLELVGISPGDDIEGLSHAANLLAGQNNPVRDHVYSEKTYHDSYDPIRAIRSKKHSYIENYAQRPLLDLPLDIEESPSGQAVEPFIHSPRPARELYDLEADPAESNNLLAAEASEQAETIAEELAVLLNDWRHKTRDVIPSEFAGTRIAARYTETYFQINGFTLTSRSASAAERGLDDEIGFPQ; this is encoded by the coding sequence GTGAGCCGGGACAACCTGCTGATCGTCCACTGGCATGACTTGGGCCGCTGCCTGGGCACCTACGGATATCCGGGGGTGTCGAGCCCACGCCTGGACCAGCTCGCCGCCGAGGGCATCCTGTTCACCCGCTCGCACGCCACCGCTCCGTTGTGTTCGCCGGCGCGCGGTTCCCTTTTCACCGGGCGCTATCCGCACAGCAACGGACTGATCGGCCTGGCTCACCACGGATTCGAGTACCGCGCCGGCGTGCGCACGCTACCCCATATCCTGCACGAGAATGGTTGGTACTCAGCTCTATTCGGCATGCAGCACGAGACATCGTTCCCGGCGCGGCTGGGCTACGACGAGTACGACGTATCCAACTCCTACTGTGAATACGTCGTCGAACGGGCTCAGGAGTGGCTGACCGACAGCGCACCGCTCGCCGGGATCAGCCCATTCCTTCTCACCGCCGGATTCTTCGAAACCCACCGGCCGTATCCGCGCGAGCGTTACGAGCCCGCGGACACCGCCGACGTCGACGTCCCCGATTTCCTGCCCGATACCCCTGAAGTGCGGGGCGACCTTGCCGACTTCTACGGCTCGATCGCCGTCGCCGATGCGGCGGTCGGCCGATTGCTGGACACCCTCGACGACACAGGACTGGCCAACCACACCTGGGTGGTGTTCCTGACCGACCACGGCCCCGCCTTTCCGCGCGCGAAGTCCACCTTGTACGACGCCGGCACGGGGATCGCGACGATCATCCGCCCACCGCGCCGTCTGCGGCGCACACCACTGGTGTATGACGAGCTGTTCAGCGGCGTCGACTTGTTGCCGACCTTGTTGGAGCTGGTCGGCATCAGCCCCGGTGACGACATCGAGGGTCTGTCCCATGCAGCCAATCTGCTTGCGGGGCAGAATAATCCCGTCCGCGACCACGTCTACAGCGAGAAGACGTACCACGATTCTTACGATCCCATCCGAGCGATCCGGTCCAAGAAGCACAGTTACATCGAGAACTACGCCCAGCGACCGCTGCTGGATCTGCCGCTCGATATCGAGGAGAGCCCCTCGGGTCAGGCTGTGGAGCCGTTCATTCACTCTCCGCGCCCGGCCCGTGAACTCTACGACCTCGAAGCCGACCCCGCCGAGTCCAACAATCTCCTGGCAGCTGAGGCCAGTGAGCAGGCCGAGACGATCGCCGAAGAGCTCGCGGTTCTGCTCAACGACTGGCGCCACAAGACCCGCGACGTCATCCCGTCGGAGTTCGCCGGAACACGGATCGCGGCGCGCTACACCGAAACGTATTTCCAGATCAATGGTTTCACCTTGACGAGCCGGTCAGCCTCAGCCGCCGAACGGGGTCTAGACGATGAAATTGGCTTCCCACAATAG